A window of Silurus meridionalis isolate SWU-2019-XX chromosome 4, ASM1480568v1, whole genome shotgun sequence contains these coding sequences:
- the prpf31 gene encoding U4/U6 small nuclear ribonucleoprotein Prp31, giving the protein MSLADELLADLEEARDEGEDELYPGGEEQSDGETANREGHGGLEDIPEEMETDFSSTESVTSIAKLRNSKSFSEIMEQIVQYAENPRKNADVSGPVEADPEYRLIVAANNLTVEIDNELNIIHKFVRDKYSKRFPELESLVPNTLDYIRTVKELGNNLDKCKNNETLQQILTNATIMVVSVTASTTQGVLLAEDELQRLEEACDMALELNQSKHRIYEYVESRMSFIAPNLSIIVGASTAAKLMGIAGGLTNLSKMPACNLMLLGSQKRTLSGFSSTTLLPHTGYIYHCDVVQSLPPDLRRKAARQVSAKCTLAARVDSFHESADGKVGYDLKEEIERKFDKWQEPPPVKQVKPLPAPLDASRTKRGGRRYRKMKERLGLTEIRKHANRMTFAEIEDDAYQEDLGFSLGQLGKSGSGRVRQAQVNDATKARISKSLQRTLQKQSMTYGGKSTVRDRSSGTSSSVAFTPLQGLEIVNPQAAEKKVAEANQKYFSNMAEFLKVKKEGGAKA; this is encoded by the exons ATGTCTTTAGCAGACGAACTCCTGGCTGATTTGGAGGAGGccagagatgaaggagaagacgAACTGTATCCGGGCGGAGAAGAGCAGAGCGACGGAGAAACCGCGAACCGAGAGGGACATGGAGGACTGGAGGACATTCCCGAAGAGATGGAGACGGACTTCAGCAGCACAGAGAGCGTGACCTCTATAGCGAAACTGCGCAACAGCAAATCT tTTTCCGAGATCATGGAGCAGATCGTGCAGTATGCAGAGAATCCACGTAAAAACGCAGACG TTTCGGGTCCAGTGGAGGCCGATCCCGAGTACCGGCTCATCGTCGCGGCCAACAACCTCACGGTGGAGATCGATAATGAGCTGA ataTTATTCACAAGTTTGTGCGTGATAAATACTCGAAGAGATTCCCGGAGCTTGAGTCGCTGGTGCCCAACACGCTGGATTACATCAGGACCGTCAAG gagctcGGCAACAACCTGGACAAATGTAAGAACAATGAAACACTGCAGCAGATTCTGACCAATGCCACCATCATGGTGGTCAGCGTTACCGCCTCGACCACGCAGGG CGTGCTCCTGGCAGAGGACGAGCTCCAGCGGTTGGAGGAAGCCTGCGACATGGCGCTCGAGCTCAACCAATCCAAACACCGCATCTACGAGTACGTCGAGTCCAGGATGTCCTTCATCGCTcccaacctgtccatcatcgtcggAGCCTCGACGGCCGCCAAACTCATGG gaatcGCAGGAGGTCTGACTAACCTGTCTAAGATGCCTGCGTGTAACCTGATGCTGCTGGGATCACAGAAGAGAACTCTGTCCGGCTTCAGCAGCACCACGCTGCTCCCTCACACGGGCTACATCTACCACTGCGACGTCGTCCAGTCCCTGCCTCCG gatctAAGGAGGAAGGCAGCGCGCCAAGTCTCGGCCAAGTGCACACTGGCAGCCCGTGTGGACAGTTTCCACGAGAGCGCAGACGGCAAG gtCGGTTACGACCTGAAGGAGGAAATCGAGCGCAAATTCGACAAGTGGCAGGAGCCGCCGCCCGTCAAACAGGTGAAGCCCCTCCCCGCCCCTCTCGACGCTTCGAGGACCAAGCGAGGAGGCCGAAG GTATCGTAAGATGAAGGAGCGGTTGGGACTCACGGAGATCCGAAAGCACGCAAACAGAATGACGTTCGCCGAG atcGAAGACGATGCGTATCAGGAGGATCTGGGCTTCAGCTTGGGGCAGCTGGGCAAATCGGGCAGCGGCAGGGTGAGACAGGCGCAGGTCAACGACGCCACCAAAGCTCGCATCTCCAAATCCCTGCAG CGGACGTTGCAGAAACAGAGCATGACGTACGGAGGGAAGTCCACCGTCAGAGACAGGTCTTCAGGAACGAGCTCCAGTGTGGCATTCACTCCattacag GGTCTGGAGATCGTCAATCCTCAGGCCGCGGAGAAGAAGGTGGCCGAAGCCAACCAGAAATATTTCTCCAACATGGCCGAGTTCCTCAAAGTCAAGAAAGAGGGAGGAGCCAAAGCGTGA